The proteins below come from a single uncultured Dethiosulfovibrio sp. genomic window:
- a CDS encoding TetR family transcriptional regulator, which yields MIEEVVMTMDSSRDVLIEAGKELFSTKGYMGTSVREIARAAGTNVSMISYYFGGKEGLYREILGGLVSEVKGLFDDPVVALLSPMERVAHYARSVSRVHDENPCLARILHHEMNSPSPMLEELQREVFPKVFGFLVKAFKDGIDQGVFRDDVDPKVMSYCLASMVNFYRFQRDLVRSFSPNLVEEGSDFAEKVLKVFFKGVMV from the coding sequence TTGATCGAGGAGGTAGTCATGACGATGGACAGTTCAAGGGATGTGCTTATAGAGGCAGGCAAGGAGCTTTTCTCCACAAAAGGCTACATGGGGACGTCGGTAAGGGAGATAGCCAGAGCGGCAGGGACCAATGTGTCAATGATCTCCTACTATTTTGGGGGCAAGGAGGGGCTTTACCGAGAGATCCTAGGGGGGCTCGTCTCGGAGGTGAAGGGGCTTTTTGACGATCCTGTGGTGGCCCTATTATCGCCGATGGAAAGGGTGGCTCACTACGCTAGGTCGGTGTCCAGGGTACACGACGAGAACCCCTGCCTGGCCAGGATACTGCACCACGAGATGAACTCCCCAAGCCCTATGCTGGAGGAGCTTCAGAGGGAGGTCTTCCCCAAGGTGTTCGGTTTTTTGGTAAAGGCGTTTAAGGACGGTATAGATCAGGGGGTCTTTCGGGACGACGTGGACCCCAAGGTAATGAGCTACTGTCTGGCCTCGATGGTCAACTTCTATCGTTTTCAGAGGGACCTGGTGCGGAGTTTCAGCCCTAACCTGGTGGAGGAAGGATCTGACTTTGCCGAGAAGGTCCTTAAGGTGTTTTTCAAGGGGGTTATGGTTTGA
- a CDS encoding HlyD family efflux transporter periplasmic adaptor subunit, which produces MRIKRLLWLLPVIAGVVAVIFAAKLRGDPPSVVLDGEISVPVRVAKVRRYDGTPWISGYGVVSPSRVWHGVADVSGRVAYVNPRLKEGELVSEGEVMVKVDDQVYQLAVDQQESALNQAKWELQSLTVQERHERESLSIAKKSLALYQKDLERYRGLLKKGSTSPSEVDRLERLYLGERQKVQTLESVLALMPSRVESMKAKMASLEAALLKAKLDLAHCVMSAPFDGRVAGVVVEGSQFVPQGRELLRVEDVASLEIPVKIGLDRMEVLGLSDKGIVEADVIFQGGDGSFNWKGYLDRGSHAVDPLTRTIGLIIRVDDVTSKEGLELVPGITCNVRIFCPSTSEVMEIPKESVRDGMVYVVDSNSRLEYREVRMHRAEGEGALVVSGLSEGETVVISELEAPVLGMKLKPFDLEDERR; this is translated from the coding sequence TTGAGGATAAAGAGGCTTTTGTGGTTACTTCCGGTAATAGCAGGGGTGGTTGCGGTGATCTTCGCCGCAAAGCTTCGCGGAGATCCTCCGTCGGTGGTCCTGGACGGAGAGATAAGCGTCCCAGTCAGGGTCGCAAAGGTCCGGCGTTACGACGGAACTCCTTGGATATCGGGCTACGGGGTGGTGTCTCCCTCCAGGGTATGGCATGGAGTGGCGGACGTCTCCGGCAGGGTCGCCTACGTTAACCCCCGTCTGAAAGAGGGGGAGCTGGTGTCGGAGGGCGAGGTCATGGTGAAAGTTGACGACCAGGTATATCAGTTGGCGGTGGATCAGCAGGAATCGGCGCTGAACCAAGCCAAGTGGGAACTCCAAAGCCTGACCGTCCAGGAGCGTCACGAGAGGGAGTCTCTCTCCATAGCTAAAAAGTCCCTCGCCCTGTATCAGAAGGACCTGGAACGCTACCGGGGGCTTTTGAAGAAGGGCTCCACCAGTCCATCGGAGGTAGACAGGCTCGAGAGGCTCTACCTCGGCGAGAGGCAGAAGGTCCAGACCCTCGAGTCGGTTCTGGCTCTCATGCCCAGCAGGGTGGAGTCCATGAAGGCCAAGATGGCGTCCCTTGAGGCCGCTCTCTTAAAGGCGAAGCTGGACCTGGCCCACTGCGTGATGTCCGCTCCTTTCGACGGAAGGGTGGCGGGGGTGGTGGTGGAGGGATCCCAGTTCGTCCCCCAGGGACGGGAGCTCCTGAGGGTCGAGGACGTAGCATCTCTGGAGATTCCGGTCAAAATAGGCCTGGATCGAATGGAGGTCCTTGGCCTGTCCGACAAGGGGATCGTCGAGGCAGACGTGATATTTCAGGGTGGGGATGGCAGTTTCAACTGGAAGGGATATCTCGATCGAGGATCCCATGCTGTCGATCCTTTAACCAGAACGATCGGCCTGATAATTCGGGTCGACGACGTCACATCGAAAGAGGGATTGGAGTTGGTTCCGGGGATAACCTGTAACGTCAGGATATTCTGTCCCTCCACCTCCGAGGTGATGGAGATACCGAAGGAGTCGGTCAGGGACGGTATGGTCTACGTGGTGGACTCGAACTCCCGCCTCGAGTACAGAGAGGTGAGGATGCACCGAGCGGAGGGGGAGGGGGCGCTGGTTGTCTCCGGCCTGTCGGAGGGGGAGACGGTGGTGATCTCCGAGCTAGAGGCCCCTGTGCTGGGGATGAAGCTTAAGCCCTTTGATCTGGAGGATGAGCGAAGATGA
- a CDS encoding DNA alkylation repair protein, whose translation MTNLIDRIRGELRDSSNEEFRESGKRFFKEEVRLYGVRTPAVNGIAKKYIGPIKSLPKTEMFSLCEELWRSGMLEECFIACNWIYGNRDRYGEGDFSVMERWVETYVDNWATCDTFCNHSVGFMVESYPGLVKRLKVWTGSTNRWVRRASAVSLIVPAKKGLFKGDVFQIADILMTDGDDMVRKGYGWLLKVTCEKHQDEVFDYVMEHRNVMPRTSLRYAIEKMPKDMRAQAMIRPDK comes from the coding sequence ATGACGAATTTGATAGATAGGATAAGGGGTGAGCTCCGAGATAGCTCCAACGAGGAGTTCAGGGAAAGCGGTAAGAGGTTTTTCAAAGAGGAGGTCCGCCTTTACGGCGTGAGGACCCCTGCGGTCAACGGCATAGCGAAAAAATACATTGGGCCGATAAAATCCCTCCCTAAGACCGAGATGTTCTCCCTCTGTGAGGAGCTCTGGCGTTCCGGCATGTTGGAGGAGTGCTTCATAGCCTGCAACTGGATCTACGGTAACAGGGACCGTTACGGCGAGGGAGATTTTTCCGTGATGGAGCGATGGGTTGAGACTTACGTGGACAACTGGGCTACCTGCGACACCTTCTGCAACCATTCGGTGGGTTTCATGGTGGAGTCCTACCCCGGCTTGGTTAAGAGGCTCAAGGTCTGGACCGGCTCGACGAACCGGTGGGTCAGGCGGGCCTCGGCGGTGTCGTTGATAGTCCCTGCCAAGAAGGGACTATTCAAGGGCGATGTCTTTCAGATCGCCGATATACTGATGACTGACGGCGACGACATGGTCCGAAAGGGTTACGGATGGCTCTTGAAGGTCACCTGTGAAAAGCACCAGGACGAGGTTTTCGACTACGTTATGGAACACAGGAACGTCATGCCCCGAACCTCTCTCAGGTACGCCATAGAGAAGATGCCGAAGGATATGAGGGCTCAGGCGATGATTAGGCCGGACAAGTAA
- a CDS encoding LysE family translocator, which translates to MSEIDFAALVPFVVITLYTPGPNNVSSAAMAAKFGMRRTWSYMYGIATGFFILLTLSGLFSGGLMSAVPQLEGIVKWVGAVYILWLAWGLVKEKPGGDSTTKGDVARGFVKGMILQCVNGKAVVFSLTLYTVFFSPILSRLGPVLLSAMIIAVVCLFSLILWASFGAGIDRFMGSSSKRRALNYGFALMLVVTAAQVAGLL; encoded by the coding sequence TTGAGCGAGATAGATTTTGCGGCGTTGGTCCCTTTTGTGGTGATAACCCTCTACACCCCCGGTCCCAATAACGTCAGCAGTGCGGCCATGGCCGCCAAGTTCGGCATGAGACGGACTTGGAGCTATATGTACGGCATAGCCACCGGATTTTTCATCCTGCTTACCCTCAGCGGGCTTTTCTCCGGAGGTCTGATGAGCGCCGTTCCTCAGCTTGAGGGAATCGTTAAGTGGGTCGGTGCGGTCTACATACTCTGGCTGGCATGGGGTCTGGTCAAGGAGAAACCAGGGGGTGACTCGACCACCAAGGGAGATGTCGCCAGGGGATTCGTCAAGGGAATGATCCTTCAGTGCGTCAACGGTAAGGCGGTGGTGTTCAGCCTGACCCTCTACACAGTGTTCTTTAGCCCCATACTGTCCAGGCTTGGACCGGTCCTTCTCTCCGCGATGATCATAGCGGTGGTGTGTCTGTTCTCGTTGATACTCTGGGCCTCCTTCGGAGCGGGAATCGACCGCTTTATGGGCAGCTCCTCAAAGAGAAGGGCGCTGAACTACGGCTTTGCCCTCATGCTGGTGGTTACGGCGGCTCAGGTCGCTGGGTTGCTTTAA
- a CDS encoding phenylalanine--tRNA ligase beta subunit-related protein, which yields MKINICDGVFDRFQGYHRAVVLVRGANNRGEEPSLLSKLREAESEVRQEVGSSDHRDIPTIASWVEVFRSLGINPNKYPPSVANLIKRTVKGTDLPFVNKLVCIFNVISLRHKVPCGGDDLSVVTGDLRLDFATGDESYVPLGKADVVEHPEPGEVIYFDDGNGDVFCRGWCWKNGDRSKITEETEDVAINVEGMSPVSVEDLSLMAEELAQMVRDHCGGDVSIHLLGPDSPAMDLSLGKK from the coding sequence ATGAAGATAAATATATGCGACGGTGTATTCGACAGATTCCAGGGATATCACAGGGCGGTGGTTCTGGTCAGAGGTGCGAACAACCGGGGAGAGGAGCCCTCCCTCCTTTCCAAGCTTCGAGAGGCCGAATCGGAGGTCCGCCAGGAGGTTGGATCCTCGGACCACAGGGATATTCCCACGATAGCCTCCTGGGTCGAGGTGTTCAGGTCACTGGGGATAAACCCCAACAAATATCCCCCTTCGGTGGCCAACCTTATAAAACGGACCGTCAAGGGGACCGACCTGCCCTTCGTCAACAAGCTGGTCTGCATCTTCAACGTGATCAGCCTGAGACACAAAGTTCCCTGCGGTGGGGACGATCTGTCGGTGGTCACAGGAGACCTTAGACTCGACTTTGCCACAGGGGACGAATCCTACGTCCCCCTCGGAAAGGCCGATGTCGTGGAACACCCAGAGCCTGGAGAGGTGATCTACTTCGACGACGGTAACGGAGACGTGTTTTGCCGTGGCTGGTGCTGGAAGAACGGCGACAGGAGCAAGATAACCGAGGAAACCGAGGACGTCGCCATAAACGTGGAGGGAATGTCTCCGGTCTCCGTCGAGGACCTGTCCCTTATGGCGGAGGAACTGGCTCAGATGGTCAGGGATCACTGTGGAGGAGATGTCTCGATCCATCTGTTAGGACCTGATAGTCCAGCTATGGACCTCTCTCTCGGCAAAAAATAG
- a CDS encoding AIR synthase-related protein → MSKFSRSVMDRAVYGPLASQPEDRSVMLGSLFGEDIALVDTGSSLLASHVDPIVGAAEGLGRLAIHVACNDLAASGVRPRWAQILVLTPVGGEDSLKKVMEEAVAAAKEISVTIIGGHSGYTAALSRPLAAVTAMGVAQDRVIPTGGAKEGDVICITRGVGLEGTAILAWDYREKCRSLGLSDSDISEARALADELSVVKEALKLASLGATAMHDPTRGGVLEAMAEMAHGANLSFRIDQGSLPVPAVVERFSLAFGFDPIRMISSGALVVTLPQGVVEQARAELQGIAPLYPVGVVEPGVGVRLASDRGERLFESPEPDFDELARLQVDLGSPEGI, encoded by the coding sequence ATGTCCAAGTTCTCCAGGTCCGTCATGGACCGAGCGGTTTACGGTCCGCTTGCCTCCCAGCCCGAGGATAGATCTGTCATGTTGGGCAGCCTTTTTGGCGAGGACATCGCCCTGGTGGACACAGGATCGTCCCTCCTGGCCTCCCACGTGGACCCCATCGTAGGTGCGGCCGAGGGACTAGGTCGGCTGGCGATCCACGTGGCCTGCAACGACCTTGCCGCCAGCGGGGTCAGGCCTAGGTGGGCCCAGATACTGGTGCTGACCCCTGTCGGCGGCGAGGATTCGCTCAAAAAGGTTATGGAGGAGGCTGTGGCTGCGGCCAAAGAGATATCGGTCACAATAATAGGCGGCCACAGCGGCTACACCGCCGCCCTTTCCAGGCCTCTCGCCGCTGTGACCGCTATGGGAGTCGCCCAGGACCGGGTCATCCCCACCGGCGGGGCCAAGGAGGGTGACGTGATCTGCATCACGAGAGGCGTCGGCCTCGAGGGGACCGCCATCCTAGCCTGGGACTACCGGGAAAAATGTCGCTCCCTGGGCCTTTCCGATTCGGATATCTCCGAGGCCAGGGCCCTTGCGGACGAGCTGTCGGTGGTCAAAGAGGCTCTGAAACTCGCCTCCCTCGGTGCGACCGCCATGCACGATCCCACCAGGGGAGGGGTGTTGGAGGCCATGGCGGAGATGGCCCATGGAGCTAATCTCTCCTTTAGGATAGATCAGGGCTCCCTTCCCGTTCCCGCCGTGGTGGAGCGTTTTTCACTGGCCTTCGGTTTCGACCCCATAAGGATGATCTCCTCCGGAGCGCTTGTTGTTACCCTGCCTCAGGGCGTCGTTGAACAAGCCAGGGCCGAGCTCCAGGGTATCGCCCCTCTCTACCCTGTCGGCGTGGTTGAGCCCGGCGTCGGAGTGAGGTTAGCGTCAGATCGGGGAGAGAGGCTGTTTGAATCCCCGGAGCCCGACTTCGACGAGCTCGCCAGGCTTCAGGTAGATCTGGGATCCCCTGAGGGAATATAG
- a CDS encoding efflux RND transporter permease subunit, which yields MIRFFLRHPTSANLMMAVFIILGIMALPGLRRETFVDFLPKRVSVTVAYPGATADEVDESVVQLVEDAISSVRYVSEVRSESRDGLGIVTAEMEPYWDSSVFLNDIKTEVDAIDDLPEDAEKPVVRLLGQTKPVVSLAVTGPMEPSVLRAYGRGIRDEIRALPGVSQAQLSGFSDRQYQVMVSLPLLRQHGLTVGDVVRSVESQNVDLPVGFIESSARKISLRVAERRRSKEALASMVISEGLDGGRTLLGDVAEVLDDFEVEEDKILFDGERAAFIVVSKTDTEDSLRVLDEIKEYLKGKMPQLPPGVSIKLTDDYTTIVRDRLDMLLKNGFQGFLLVFITLFLFFDGRYSLWVAMGLPVSFLGAMFFFPILGQTLNMVSMVALLMGLGLVMDDAIVISENIASHLAMGKGPLEAATDGVKEVWTGVLSSFLTTAAVFVPLLTVQGQMGRVFQPIPVVLLSVLAVSLVEAFFILPHHLGHSKGRAGFTDRYREKVNLGMAYVRDRWVMRVVDRAVDNRYWTLGLTVFLLLGSLALVIGGVVKVQAFPDMDGDVLEARILMPQGTSLSQTEMAARFIVEASKSMDLSDMVTHRAVEYGIHRGLDERGAHVATVKVNLIPADKRGFTVDQLVDSWSSAVGQIPGVLSLTFAEPTLGPQGRAIEIRLQGADLGRLKDASVDLRRWLEGIRGVRDLDDDMKPGRLEIVLKPLPGVLAMGLPSREIARQVRRAFYGEVVDSFQVGAERFEVNVKLSDSDVEDVRSLMDLPVALPGGADAPLGSLVSLEYERPWSRIHRLNGVKTVTVVGDVNTALGNTADILTYMRQAYLPEFERKYPDLSMTLDGEAGEMGETQASMKRALLLGVLGIFVLLCFQFRSYIEPLVVLLAIPFAFIGVICGALIMNIPLSMPGIMGFVSLAGVVVNNSILLVEFIRMGMEQGLSVVQAAKGASSDRFRAIFLTTMTTVAGMVPLMFERSLQAQVLIPLAVSVVFGLIGSTLLVLVVLPSLYAIMDDRGWVRQLGE from the coding sequence ATGATCCGCTTTTTCCTTCGACATCCCACGTCGGCAAACCTTATGATGGCGGTTTTTATCATACTGGGGATCATGGCCCTGCCGGGGCTCAGGAGGGAGACATTCGTTGATTTTTTGCCAAAACGGGTCTCCGTCACTGTGGCATACCCTGGCGCGACCGCCGACGAGGTGGATGAGTCGGTTGTCCAGCTAGTCGAGGACGCCATATCGTCGGTGAGATACGTCAGTGAGGTACGTTCCGAGTCCAGGGACGGTCTGGGGATCGTCACGGCGGAGATGGAGCCCTACTGGGATAGCTCGGTATTTTTAAACGACATCAAGACCGAGGTCGATGCCATCGACGACCTGCCCGAGGACGCCGAAAAGCCCGTGGTGAGGCTTTTAGGGCAGACCAAGCCGGTGGTTTCCCTGGCTGTGACCGGTCCGATGGAGCCATCGGTGCTGAGGGCCTACGGCAGGGGGATAAGGGACGAGATAAGGGCTCTGCCCGGGGTGTCTCAGGCTCAGCTTTCGGGCTTCTCCGATCGACAGTACCAGGTCATGGTGTCCCTTCCCCTGCTAAGGCAGCACGGCCTGACCGTGGGAGACGTGGTCAGATCGGTGGAATCACAGAACGTGGACCTTCCGGTGGGCTTTATAGAGTCCTCCGCCAGAAAGATCTCCCTGAGGGTTGCAGAGCGACGCAGGAGCAAAGAGGCCCTTGCGTCGATGGTGATATCCGAGGGATTGGACGGAGGGAGAACCCTTCTTGGGGACGTGGCGGAGGTTCTGGATGACTTCGAGGTTGAGGAGGATAAAATACTCTTCGACGGCGAGAGAGCCGCCTTTATCGTCGTAAGCAAGACCGACACCGAGGATTCCCTGAGGGTGTTGGATGAGATAAAAGAATATCTGAAGGGCAAGATGCCCCAACTGCCCCCAGGAGTCTCCATCAAACTGACCGACGACTACACGACCATCGTCAGGGACAGGCTGGATATGCTCCTAAAAAACGGTTTCCAGGGATTCCTGTTGGTCTTCATAACGCTGTTTTTGTTCTTCGATGGGAGGTATTCCCTATGGGTCGCCATGGGGTTGCCCGTGTCTTTTCTTGGGGCTATGTTCTTTTTCCCGATACTCGGTCAGACTCTCAATATGGTGTCCATGGTGGCCCTCCTTATGGGGCTCGGGTTGGTGATGGACGACGCCATAGTCATATCGGAGAACATAGCCAGTCACCTGGCCATGGGCAAGGGGCCTTTAGAGGCAGCCACCGACGGGGTCAAGGAGGTTTGGACAGGGGTCCTGTCGTCGTTTCTAACCACCGCCGCGGTCTTCGTGCCTCTTTTGACCGTACAGGGACAGATGGGCAGGGTATTCCAGCCCATACCGGTGGTGCTTCTCTCCGTTCTGGCGGTCAGCCTGGTGGAGGCTTTTTTCATACTGCCCCATCACCTGGGGCACTCCAAGGGGAGAGCTGGGTTTACGGATAGGTACAGAGAGAAGGTTAACCTCGGTATGGCCTACGTCAGGGATCGGTGGGTCATGAGGGTCGTAGACAGGGCGGTGGACAACCGCTATTGGACCCTGGGTCTGACGGTGTTCCTCCTGTTGGGCTCTCTCGCCCTAGTTATAGGGGGAGTGGTTAAGGTCCAGGCTTTTCCCGACATGGACGGAGATGTCCTTGAAGCCAGAATACTCATGCCCCAGGGAACCTCCCTCTCTCAGACCGAGATGGCGGCCCGGTTTATCGTAGAGGCGTCCAAGTCCATGGACCTATCGGATATGGTTACCCATAGGGCGGTGGAATACGGGATACACCGAGGTCTGGACGAGCGGGGCGCCCACGTTGCCACCGTCAAGGTCAACCTGATACCTGCGGATAAGCGTGGCTTCACCGTGGATCAGCTGGTGGACTCCTGGAGCTCCGCCGTGGGCCAGATACCGGGGGTCCTTTCCCTGACCTTCGCCGAACCGACTTTGGGGCCTCAGGGAAGGGCCATAGAGATCCGCCTCCAGGGAGCCGACCTCGGGAGGCTCAAAGATGCCTCTGTCGACCTCCGTCGCTGGCTTGAGGGGATTCGTGGTGTGAGGGACCTGGACGACGACATGAAGCCTGGACGGCTTGAAATAGTCCTAAAACCCCTTCCTGGCGTCTTAGCCATGGGGCTTCCCTCTAGGGAGATCGCTCGGCAGGTCAGGAGGGCCTTTTACGGCGAGGTGGTGGACTCGTTCCAGGTGGGAGCGGAGAGGTTCGAGGTGAACGTTAAGCTCAGCGATAGTGACGTGGAGGACGTACGTAGCCTGATGGATCTCCCTGTGGCCCTCCCCGGTGGGGCTGATGCCCCTCTCGGCAGCCTGGTATCGCTGGAATACGAAAGGCCATGGAGCAGGATACACAGGCTGAACGGGGTCAAAACCGTTACGGTCGTCGGGGACGTGAACACAGCACTGGGCAACACCGCCGACATACTCACCTATATGAGACAGGCCTATCTGCCCGAGTTTGAGCGAAAGTATCCCGATCTGTCCATGACCTTGGACGGAGAGGCAGGAGAGATGGGGGAGACCCAGGCGTCCATGAAGAGGGCCCTTCTGTTAGGGGTGCTAGGCATATTCGTCCTGCTGTGTTTCCAGTTCAGAAGCTACATAGAGCCTCTGGTGGTGCTTTTGGCGATTCCCTTCGCCTTTATAGGCGTGATCTGCGGGGCACTGATAATGAACATACCTCTGAGTATGCCCGGGATAATGGGGTTCGTCTCCCTCGCTGGTGTGGTGGTGAACAACTCAATACTGCTGGTGGAGTTCATAAGGATGGGGATGGAGCAGGGGTTGTCGGTCGTCCAGGCGGCGAAGGGAGCCAGCTCCGATAGGTTCAGGGCCATATTCCTGACGACTATGACCACCGTGGCAGGGATGGTTCCTTTGATGTTCGAGAGAAGCCTTCAGGCCCAGGTGCTGATCCCCCTGGCTGTGAGCGTCGTCTTTGGTCTCATAGGTTCGACTCTCTTGGTTCTGGTGGTTCTTCCGTCCCTCTATGCCATAATGGACGATAGAGGATGGGTCAGGCAACTAGGTGAATAA
- a CDS encoding DUF2000 domain-containing protein → MDYDYRERKSVIVLNAKLKIGVALTVAAHLGTSMGAFGEDHMGVEWLTDRSGVRHRGLPRYPVEVFKGKVAQLREALNKARETPELMVVDCPSVFLDTAGDGELSQTLEEMDEQELDYMGILIHGPRDAVDSLTSRLRPWW, encoded by the coding sequence ATGGATTACGACTACAGAGAGAGAAAGTCGGTTATAGTGCTGAACGCCAAGCTGAAGATAGGGGTTGCTCTTACAGTTGCCGCCCATCTTGGCACCTCCATGGGAGCCTTTGGAGAGGACCACATGGGAGTGGAATGGCTTACCGATAGATCCGGTGTCCGTCACAGAGGACTGCCTCGGTATCCAGTGGAGGTCTTTAAGGGCAAGGTTGCCCAGCTGAGGGAGGCTCTGAACAAGGCCAGAGAGACCCCCGAGCTTATGGTGGTGGATTGTCCATCGGTCTTCTTGGACACCGCTGGAGACGGAGAACTGTCCCAGACCTTGGAGGAGATGGACGAGCAGGAACTGGATTACATGGGCATATTGATCCACGGTCCCAGGGATGCGGTCGACAGCCTTACCAGCCGTTTACGTCCTTGGTGGTAA
- a CDS encoding radical SAM protein, translated as MHVFGPVPSRRLGRSLGINHIPPKVCTYGCRYCQLGSTLNMSIDRRNFFEPSSIIAEVGRKLEELRESGDPVDYMAFVPDGEPTLDLRIGELARGLKGYGVPLAVITNSSLIGDRAVRDDLMAFDWVSLKVDGATEPVWRFVDRPHKGLSFDGIMEGLRAFSSDYKGHLETETMLLAGANDQDDHLEALAAFLSTLSPDVCRLSSPTRPPACPDVACVDEERLAVATAILESHGLNPMILNAYEGDDFTRTGDAREGLLSIMSVHPMKEAAVARFLREEGDDMAIVEDMVASGDVTRTLWRGDVFYARNLRKANREGGR; from the coding sequence ATGCACGTTTTCGGTCCTGTCCCGTCCCGTAGGCTGGGGAGAAGCCTGGGTATCAACCACATTCCTCCCAAAGTGTGTACCTACGGCTGTCGCTACTGTCAGCTGGGAAGCACTTTGAACATGTCCATAGATAGACGGAACTTCTTTGAGCCGTCTTCGATAATCGCCGAGGTCGGCAGAAAACTGGAGGAGCTGAGAGAGTCGGGCGATCCGGTGGACTACATGGCGTTCGTCCCGGACGGTGAGCCGACGTTGGACCTGAGGATAGGGGAGCTGGCCCGGGGGCTGAAAGGTTACGGAGTTCCCCTTGCGGTGATAACCAACTCGTCCCTGATAGGGGATAGGGCTGTAAGGGATGACCTTATGGCCTTCGACTGGGTTTCCCTCAAGGTCGACGGGGCGACCGAGCCTGTCTGGCGTTTCGTTGACAGGCCTCATAAGGGTCTGTCCTTCGACGGAATAATGGAAGGCCTCAGGGCTTTTTCCTCGGATTATAAGGGGCATCTGGAGACTGAGACCATGTTGCTGGCAGGGGCCAACGACCAAGACGACCATCTGGAGGCTCTGGCTGCCTTTTTATCCACTCTATCGCCGGACGTCTGTCGTCTCTCCTCTCCCACCAGGCCCCCGGCGTGTCCCGACGTAGCCTGTGTCGACGAGGAGCGGCTGGCGGTCGCCACCGCTATACTGGAGTCCCACGGGCTGAACCCGATGATCCTGAACGCCTACGAGGGAGACGACTTCACCAGGACCGGTGACGCCAGGGAGGGGCTGCTCTCCATAATGTCGGTCCACCCCATGAAGGAGGCGGCAGTGGCCCGTTTCCTGAGGGAAGAGGGTGATGACATGGCCATCGTCGAGGATATGGTCGCCAGTGGAGACGTGACCCGGACGCTGTGGCGAGGGGACGTCTTCTACGCCAGAAACCTCCGGAAGGCAAATCGAGAGGGAGGCCGCTGA